The window GAATGGTAGGAGACTGTATTCGCTTGCGCAGATCGGTGAACTACGAAAGTACCTGGCTGAGGCAAGACCTAAAGATGCAAAGAACTTCCTGCCATGTCGTGGTGAGGGAGAGCGTCTTCAAACCCTTGCATGCGTCAACTTCAAGGGCGGTTCAGCGAAGACAACAACCACCCTGTATCTTGCTCAATGGCTGGCCCTCCAGGGATACCGCGTCCTAGCAGTCGATCTCGACCCGCAGGCATCGCTCAGTGCCATGTTCGGGATCCAGCCCGAATTTGACCTTCGCTGGGGTGATACGCTCTACGGCGCTATTCGATACGACGATAAACGCAAGCCTCTGCGTGACATCATTCGTAAAACCTATTTTCATGGACTCGATCTCGTTCCAGGTAACCTCGAACTCATGGAGTTTGAGCACGAGACCCCCAGCATGTTGTCCAGTCCTCAGCGTGCCGACGGAGGGATGTTTTTCGAGCGTGTCGGCCATGCTCTCGCTTCAGTGCAAGAGGACTACGATCTGGTCGTCATCGATTGCCCGCCGCAACTCGGGTATCTGACCCTCGGGGCGGTGTGTGCCGCGACTTCTCTCCTGATTACGATCCACCCGCAGATGGTGGACGTCGCGTCCATGTCCCAGTTCCTGCTGATGGCCTCCGATCTGATGCGGGTTGTCCGCGAGGCCGGTGGCGATCTCTCCCACGATTTCATCCGCTATGTCGTGACGCGCCACGAGCCGCACGATGGGCCGCAGAGCCAGATCGTTGCTCTCCTGCGCAGCCTGTTCGGGGATGACGTTCTTGCCGCCTCCGTCTGGAAGTCCACTGCGATCGCCGATGCCGGCCTGACGAAGCAGAGCCTGTACGAACTCGAGCGGAATAGCGTCGGCCGCGCGACCTACGATCGGGCTTATGAGAGCCTGGACGCCGTCCATCGGGAGATCCTCGGGCTCGTTCACAGGGCCTGGGGACGGGTCGCGTGAGCCGCAAGCCTACAACCCGGGACCCCTCTTCCATGATCTCGGGCGCCGGAAGGTTGGCCGCGGCCAACTCAGGCCGGGACGTCGTGGCCGATTGGGGCCAGCCCTTATGTTCCGCCGCTGCCGCCCGCGCCCCCTCCCCCGAAAAGTTGGCCGCGGCCAACTTTCGCGCCAGCAGCACCTCACAGCACCGACCCATCCCGGCTGAGTCCGTCCACACCGCTTGGAGGCGGGCAGCATGAAACGCCGCGACGCAATCCGGGACCTGTATGCCCCGAGCCCCAACCTCGGAAAGTTGGCCGCGGCCAACTCGCCTCCGAGCACCGGCTCGGATCAGCCCGCCCCCCCTGCTGCCGAGGCCGTCAGCCCGACTCCCGACCCCGAGAAGTTGGCCGCGGCCAACTCCGGTTCAGGCACTGACGCGGGCCAGGCTATCGATGTCGGCTCCCACCGAACCGAACAAGCACCTGAGTCCGAAAAGTTGGCCGCGGCCAACTCGCCTCGCCACACCGCCACGGGTCTGCCCGGGCACCCGGGTCACGAACCGACCTCTCACGCCCCTGCCACAGAGAAGTTGGCCGCGGCCAACTCTCGTTCCGCCGACCCGTCACCGGACGGAAGGGTACCAGCAGGACCCGTCCGGGCAATGAGCCTCTCGCTTTCTCGGATGGACGACGATCGCCGCGCACTCCAAGCAGCGCTGGCCAGGGGGCAGACCATCGTCGACCTCGACCCGGCTTTGATCGATCCCTCCTTCGTGAAGGACCGGCTCGATCATGACGGTGGTACCTTCGGCGAGTTCAAGCGCCAGATCGAGGAACACGGGCAGGAAGTCCCGATCCTAGTCCGCCCGCATCCCACCCGCATGGGACGGTATCAGGTCGCTTACGGGCACCGGCGTTTGCGGGCCCTGACCGAACTTGGTCGTCAGGTCCGCGCCGTCGTACGCGAGCTGAACGATGCTGACCTCGTCGTCGCCCAGGGTCTCGAGAACTCCGCCCGCCAGGATCTGAGCTACATCGAACGGGCGCTGTTTGCCTGCCGCCTTGAAGACCACGGCTTCGAGCGGACGATCATCACGAACGCGCTTTCCATCGACAAAGGTGAGCTGTCGAAGCTGATCGCCGTCGCACGAGCCGTGCCGGAGAAAATCGTAACCAGGATCGGTCCCGCGCCGAAGATCGGTCGCCGCCGCTGGGTTGCTCTCGCCGAGCACATCAAGACCCCGTCCGTCGCGAGGGCGGTCGAGAAGGCCGTGATGGATGACGCCTTCGTGGCGCTCGACAGCGATGCACGCTTCGCCAGGATCGCCGCACTCGTCACTCCCCAGAAGCCCTCTCCGGCCACATCGAAGCTGTGGGAAGGGCAAGGTGGTCAAGCTACAGCAGAGATCTCCCGCAAGGGTGCAACCGTCACCCTGGCCATCAATCGCGACCCCTCGTTCGGTGAATTCGTCGCCGCGCGCCTCGACGAACTTTATGCCACGTTCCTCCACCAGCAGGCGTCCGAGGCCCGGAGTTCCGAGGATGAAACCGCGCCAGGCCGGCGGTGATCGCCTCGCTTTCCGAAAGTTGGCCGCGGCCAACTCCGGTGCTTCGTCGGTAGGGTGCAGGGCGCGTCCCTCCGGGACCGGGCTCTACTCGCCGCCTGCAACGGCTCCCCGAACCCGCTTATGCGGTTTCGGCCCTTCGGGTGACGATCAACCTCGCGCGGCCCTCCGAGAGGGCTGAGGGCCGCAATAGGCCGGACCTCACGAAACACCCCGCCTCGCAGGCCTCCTTGCGTCGGCCTCTATCCCAGCGCGCGCCGAGATGGTCGACGGCAACCTGATCCACATCATCGACGGCGATACGGTCGAGTTGGCCGGGGAACGCATCCGCCTCGTAGAGCCGGACGGTTCGGAGTTCTCGAAGCCACGCCGCAACACTGAACTCGCCAAGGGCCTGCGCGCTTCGGGGCGCCTGCGCCAGCTCCTCAAGGGGCCGGTCAGGATCGAGCGGACCGAACGCTATCGCCGCACTCTCGCGTCTGTCGTGGCACCTGAAGGCAAGGTGGCCGACATCCTGATCCGGGAAGGACTGGCGATTCCCTACAAGCCGGGCTTCGAGGCCTACCAGCAGTGCGCCGAGCATTGGTGCCCGGGACAGGGCAGGGGGCCAACGTCGCCCGTTCAGGGAGGGGAACGGTTCTAGTTGAAGGCCATTGGTCTGGCAGTCACACCAGCCTGCCGCCCGTTGGCCGCTCGGTTGGCGTCACCCGCGGGCCGGGCCTCCGTGACGGAGAACACCCCGGTCCGCCGCCCTGCTCACCCGATTGCGAACAGCTCGAGTTGACCGGGCGCCACCCGCTTGCGCGACGATCGCTTGGCCGGGGCCGGCCTGGACATGAGCTTAGGTTGCATGAACGACGGCAGTGCCTCGCCCGGCTTGCCGTGCAGAACCGCGCCTATGATCGAGCTGCCTTCGCCATGCAGCAGCACGTACAGGACGAGGCTCGAGGCCCGTAGGATCTCTTGCCGAAGCGGCTCGTTGACAGGCAGCCCAGAAAGCGCCGCCATCAGGCACGACAGGCCGACCGAGGCCACGCCCATCGCCTCGAACTCGATTTCGCGTAGTCCCCACCGCTGACGCGAAGCCCCCGCCGTTGTCGACGGGAACGGGTTGGCCGCGACCACCGTCGCCTCATCAACCACGAAAGCCGCCAACTGCTCGCGGTCGATGATCGAACCAGCTCGCAACACGCCGGCGATCCGGCGCTTCTGATCCGCGGTGTCCTGCAACGAAGCCCCCGATCCACCTGACCATCTTCATGACCCGAGCGGGGTCGATCAGCCAAGCTCCCATGCGAATGGTAGGGGAGGGGCCGGACAAGCCGAACCAGGTTGGGGCCGATGCGCCCGCGGAGATATCAGGCCACTTACACGATCGCCCCACCCTGGAAGAAGTTGGCCGCGGCTCACTTATACGCCGCGCAAAGAGGGAAGGGCGCGTCCCTTCAGGATCGGGCTCTACTCGCTGCCTGCGACGGCTCCCCGAACCCGCTGTCGCCGTGTCGGCCTTTCGGGTGACGATCAACCTCGCGCGGCCCGCACTCACCGGAGAGGTCATCTCCCGGTCTGGAGATCCGCAGCTGGCCGCCTTCAGCGCGCAGCCGCTCCTCCGGTCTCGCCGTGACACCCTCTTGGCTCGTCCGGGGCCAATCAGCCAGGCTGGCTCGTGCCCGGCGTGGGTCAAGCAATCAGGCCCGCCGAACCGGCTTTGCGCTGCTACGCGCGGAGAGAGGCCGTTGCCTCCCGCACAATCGACTCTGTTGGCCGCGGCCGTGACGGGATCCGGATCACCCGGTACTGCCCCAATGCCAGCAACGCATCGCGTGCCCGATCATTCTCCGCATCGTGGCTCGCGTCGTCCAGCTCGACCACCGCCTCGACGCTGCCCGTGTCCGGGTCGATCACCACGAAATCCACGATCTTCTGGCCGAACCGGTTCCGTGTCCGCCAGAACTCCTTGCGACTGAGACCCCGCTGCGGCTTCAGAAGTGCCCCCATCGAGACCTGGCAGGACACGTGATGCCCCGGCAGCACGCGCCGCAGGTACTCGAGGACCTCGATTTCAGCCCTTGTCAGGAAAGCCTTTCGTTCGATCCGCGGGCCCATTCTCCGGCGAAGTACCGCCAGCAGTGCACCGAGGATACCAAGTACACCGATGGCACCTATTATGGTCATAATGTAAAATGGCAGCATGTTCAGTGTATTTACAAATTTATTCATGTGACGTATCTCAATATATAGAATATTTGAGCTTTTTTTAGAAAAAATATGATATCATCTACGACGCTTTTGTCAAGGCAGTTATTAAATATATGCTCGTTTGCAAGCTCTCATGTTGGAGCGGTTATATGCATCGTCTCGATCCTGCGGCCTCGCGCAACGTCATGGTGTGCGTGTATATGAACATGCGCAGCCGTATAAGCCCTAAGTGATCACCGGGTGTATCAATCGTGGGGGAGTCATGAAAACATATCTAGCGTCGGTCATCTTGGTTTTCTCGTGCACTTGTGCGAGGTCAGAAACTCAAGAGGACCGTATGTATGTGGTCCCTGAGATCCGCTTGAAGGAATACCCGTCTACGCGAGAGTATCGGGATCACGACCCGATTGACGGTGAGGCAATCAAGGTGGTGAGTGGAGATGCAGTTATCATTAATGGCGAGAAGCACTACCTCGCTTCAGTCTATGCACCGCAGATCGCTCGCCCTCGCTGCATGGATGAGGTAGGAAAGGGCTTGATGGCAGCCGGCCGCCTACGCCTGCTCCTGAAAGGGCCGATCATGGTCCGTCCTGCCATTTCTCTCGACCTGAAAAGAATCCCTGCAGTGCATCTGTCGTCAAATAACGAAGATGTTGGATTTAGATTAGTTAAGGAAGGGCTGGCTGTTTATTCGGGTCGCGCTGCAAACTCGGAAGAAAATTTGACATACTGGTGTCGATCGTCATGATAGTATAACTGGTCCTGACCGACAATGTGCGGATGGGGCTTGAGCGCGTCCCTTCGGGATCGGGCTCTACTCGCCGCCTGCGGCGGCTCCCCGAACCCGCTACGCGGTTTCGGCCCTTCGGGTGACGATCAGCCTCGCGCGGTCCCGCGGCCAAGCCGGCGCACATCCTTCACCGCCGGGCCGCAGGCAGCTTGAAGGAGGGCGTCAGCCATACAGCCCCTCTGCCCGGAGCCGTGACAGCAACCTGCCTGCCTCCTCCTGCCCCGCGGTGTCCCACTTCGCCTCGTCGAAGCCGTGCGCGAACATCGGCAGCAGCCGGCTTGCCGCCCGCGCCATCGCCGAACCCTCCCACAGGATTAGCACCTCGCGGTCGGTTAGATCCTTCAGGAAGTACCAGAGCGTCAGCATCACGCTCAGCGTCGAGCGATCTTTCCAATCCGCGATCACGCCCCGCGCGATCCGCTCGACCCGCCGCAGCAGGGCGCCCCGCTTCTTCTCGGACAGATCCTCGAGCGGCTCGAAGCTGGCCGCCTTCAGGTCGGCGCGTAGCTTCGCGATGTCGGCCTCGGCCCTTGCCGTCATATCCGCGTCGGCCGGGACGAACGCACCCGGCGCCGAGCTCAGCGCGAGCAGGAGGTAGGCCGGGATCGCGAGTTCGACCCGCTGGCGGTCGGTCAGGGTGGGCATCAGTGCACCATCTGGTTCAATCAGATGTGATATAGGTAGCGTCGATCCGGCGCCCCTTTCCGTAGCGTTCCGCGGCGTACCAGAGCTAGAGAGGGCCAAGCCCGAGTAACGGTTACGAGGTCGGGAGAGACGCTCCGATCCGGGCCGACAAGGAACTGTCCCAGCCCGCTCGGGAGACGACCCGATGGCTATCGAGCCCATCATCACCTCCGCTGCCTCCGCAGCCCAGCGTGGGGAAGCTGAGCGTACCGGCATGTCTTGGTTCGTGCGTGGCTTCAAGGCATGGCGCGCTACCACCGAGGCGTTCCGGGACCGAGACGACATCGTCGCCAGCGCGCTCGCCGCAGGCACCGCCGCGATCCGTGCCCGGGCCGAGGCCGGGTTCGACGCCGCCACCTAACTCGAAATGCAGGCGAGGCGCGGTACCGGCAATTCGACAATCTTGGAGGAGGTGCTGCTCGCCGCGCCAGTGACCCAAATCGGCCTCGCTGGCGACGTCGACCCGGGCGAACCGGAGACCGCCTGCCGCATTGGCCTCGCGTGAGGCCCGCGCCAAGCCGAGGCCTCGGAAGTCTCACCACGTCCGCCAAGACGTCACGCGGCTGCCGGTGGGCAGTCGACAGCCCTTTGGCGGGCCGAATACGCCACCGCTGCTCTCCTCGCGCTCTTTCTGACACGGGCCATGGCGGCCGGGTGCTGCGGAAAGTCCGGAAAGGAGATGTGCGCCAAGCCGATGGCGTCGATATCCATGAAGAGCGGCAAGAAAGGCTGCTGCTGAGAGGGAAGGGGGCAGGTCGATGAAGATGTGACATCGGCCAGAGGTCAGGGACAGGTTCGGTCCCGTCCTCAACGCTTGGTGCGGGCCTTCCCGCGCTGCGCCAGCGGCTCCGGCGCTGTCGGATCGGGGTTCCGGTGGCAGGCTGGGGCCTCCGCTCCGGTCTCGAGGCTTACGATGATCGGGCAATCCGGACGTCCGTCGCCGTCGCAGGCGTCGGCCAGGGAGCGCAAGGCATCGGCCATCTCGTTGAGTTGGCGGGCGCGCTCCTCCAGCTCCCGAATGTGCGCCTCGGCGATGGCCTTCACGTCGGCGTTGCTCCGGCCGGGGTCGTTCCAGAGACCGAGCAGCACCCTGATGCGCTCCAGGGAGAAGCCGAGGTCGCGGGCGTGCCGGATGAAGCCGAGCCGGTGCAGGTCGGCGACGCCGTAGTCCCGGTAGCCGCTGTCCCGCCGGTCGGCCGGAGGCACGAGCCCGATGCTCTCATAGTGGCGGATCATCTTGGCCGAGACCCCGGAGGCTCGGGCAGCCTGGCCGATGTTCATGGCAGCGCCATCCCCGTGTTGACCTTACTATGATGGGAAGGTTCACAACGGTCCGCAACCCTTGACGACCGGGCCCGTCCGCCGTTCCGAACCAGGAGCGCGCAGGGCCAAACCGGTCCAACCTCACACCCGGAGCTTCCGATGCAAGCCGCGGCCAGCCGCAAGGCCACGCTCTACCGCATGGTCATGCCCCAGCACGTCTGCCCGTACGGTCTGAAGGCCAAGGACCTCCTGGAG of the Methylobacterium aquaticum genome contains:
- the repA gene encoding plasmid partitioning protein RepA, whose product is MSSLAVSQVEATASSDDRISTHARLLSAQLQSMRERFFPPEAQKELRRFSIGEVSRLVSVSDSHLRALSLEQLGPSPEIQANGRRLYSLAQIGELRKYLAEARPKDAKNFLPCRGEGERLQTLACVNFKGGSAKTTTTLYLAQWLALQGYRVLAVDLDPQASLSAMFGIQPEFDLRWGDTLYGAIRYDDKRKPLRDIIRKTYFHGLDLVPGNLELMEFEHETPSMLSSPQRADGGMFFERVGHALASVQEDYDLVVIDCPPQLGYLTLGAVCAATSLLITIHPQMVDVASMSQFLLMASDLMRVVREAGGDLSHDFIRYVVTRHEPHDGPQSQIVALLRSLFGDDVLAASVWKSTAIADAGLTKQSLYELERNSVGRATYDRAYESLDAVHREILGLVHRAWGRVA
- the repB gene encoding plasmid partitioning protein RepB, whose product is MPGHPGHEPTSHAPATEKLAAANSRSADPSPDGRVPAGPVRAMSLSLSRMDDDRRALQAALARGQTIVDLDPALIDPSFVKDRLDHDGGTFGEFKRQIEEHGQEVPILVRPHPTRMGRYQVAYGHRRLRALTELGRQVRAVVRELNDADLVVAQGLENSARQDLSYIERALFACRLEDHGFERTIITNALSIDKGELSKLIAVARAVPEKIVTRIGPAPKIGRRRWVALAEHIKTPSVARAVEKAVMDDAFVALDSDARFARIAALVTPQKPSPATSKLWEGQGGQATAEISRKGATVTLAINRDPSFGEFVAARLDELYATFLHQQASEARSSEDETAPGRR
- a CDS encoding thermonuclease family protein; its protein translation is MVDGNLIHIIDGDTVELAGERIRLVEPDGSEFSKPRRNTELAKGLRASGRLRQLLKGPVRIERTERYRRTLASVVAPEGKVADILIREGLAIPYKPGFEAYQQCAEHWCPGQGRGPTSPVQGGERF
- a CDS encoding DUF2726 domain-containing protein — encoded protein: MNKFVNTLNMLPFYIMTIIGAIGVLGILGALLAVLRRRMGPRIERKAFLTRAEIEVLEYLRRVLPGHHVSCQVSMGALLKPQRGLSRKEFWRTRNRFGQKIVDFVVIDPDTGSVEAVVELDDASHDAENDRARDALLALGQYRVIRIPSRPRPTESIVREATASLRA
- the cueR gene encoding Cu(I)-responsive transcriptional regulator, translating into MNIGQAARASGVSAKMIRHYESIGLVPPADRRDSGYRDYGVADLHRLGFIRHARDLGFSLERIRVLLGLWNDPGRSNADVKAIAEAHIRELEERARQLNEMADALRSLADACDGDGRPDCPIIVSLETGAEAPACHRNPDPTAPEPLAQRGKARTKR